One Salvia splendens isolate huo1 chromosome 22, SspV2, whole genome shotgun sequence DNA segment encodes these proteins:
- the LOC121787670 gene encoding la-related protein 1B-like, which translates to MAASLEPPSTLIDEEHYRMFVRSMEAHGASSVGIVDFERPDSRYYFCESDIADLTVYESAAGAAKKPVWNKSSSGAAGKVGAAVMGAESWPALSDTARGSPKSPLVSSNGEGVLSDTTISTSGGYSMNHIRLEADGTISRAPCIIAESQQQNAGNSGQRDRSFGGNEQQSQHGSFRGNNNGPQARPDGSYHHRHGGRRDHNRRESFASQKRDGSRPFVRGPAPNWPFVPPPVVMRPFVNPMVYHEMPQVFFVPGPHLDSPRPPPMVSYSPLLFPVPDPHLLNKILNQINYYFSNENLVKDIHLRKNMDREGWVSVHLIAGFNKVRQLTNNIHLILDALQASHIIEVLGDKVRRRGDWLKWLMPPTQNPTTSPAVYASSQSNYLEDIN; encoded by the exons ATGGCAGCGTCGTTGGAGCCTCCGTCTACTCTCATTGATGAAGAGCATTATCGCATGTTCGTGCGGTCCATGGAGGCGCATGGCGCGTCATCTGTGGGCATTGTTGATTTCGAACGGCCTGATTCGCGCTATTATTTCTGTGAAAGCGATATAGCGGATTTGACTGTGTATGAATCTGCTGCTGGTGCGGCGAAGAAGCCGGTCTGGAACAAGTCTTCGAGTGGCGCAGCTGGGAAGGTTGGTGCTGCGGTGATGGGGGCGGAGTCTTGGCCTGCTCTCTCCGACACTGCTCGTGGATCCCCCAAGTCTCCGCTAGTTTCGTCAAATGGAGAG GGAGTATTATCAGACACTACCATCTCTACGAGTGGCGGTTACAGTATGAACCACATCAGATTGGAGGCTGATGGCACAATATCTCGAGCTCCTTGCATCATAGCTGAATCACAGCAGCAGAATGCTGGAAATTCTGGGCAGAGAGATAGATCATTTGGTGGTAATGAGCAGCAGTCACAGCATGGTTCTTTTAGGGGTAATAATAATGGGCCACAAGCTCGACCTGATGGTTCTTACCATCATAGACACGGTGGAAGACGTGATCATAATCGGAGGGAAAGCTTTGCATCTCAGAAGAGAGATGGTTCTAGGCCCTTTGTACGCGGGCCAGCTCCAAATTGGCCTTTTGTACCTCCTCCTGTAGTTATGCGACCTTTTGTAAATCCCATGGTTTACCACG AGATGCCACAGGTATTCTTTGTCCCTGGCCCCCACCTAGATTCACCAAGGCCGCCGCCTATGGTCTCATATTCGCCACTTTTGTTTCCCGTGCCCGATCCTCACTTACTTAACAAGATTTTGAACCAGATAAACTATTATTTTAG TAATGAGAACCTGGTCAAGGACATACATTTGCGCAAGAACATGGATCGTGAAGGATGGGTGTCTGTTCACCTTATTGCTGGGTTCAATAAA GTCAGGCAGCTGACAAACAATATTCACCTTATATTAGATGCCTTACAAGCTTCCCATATCATTGAAGTGCTG GGTGATAAAGTGAGACGCAGAGGTGATTGGCTTAAATGGTTGATGCCGCCTACTCAAAATCCTACCACAAGCCCTGCAGTTTATGCTTCTAGTCAGTCTAACTATTTAGAAGATATCAACTAG